The Drosophila innubila isolate TH190305 chromosome 3R unlocalized genomic scaffold, UK_Dinn_1.0 2_E_3R, whole genome shotgun sequence genome has a segment encoding these proteins:
- the LOC117790135 gene encoding putative mediator of RNA polymerase II transcription subunit 26 isoform X2, whose amino-acid sequence MDFLSNLIKRPNSIAMSVPEESSSSIEPSTETSSPQISLIMDRCSIDTELENLFESAAKDLNCLEEQHNHLIDIDTVEKEEVKPTLATPTKPSPKETIQQLLSEINVNLDRVTAHEMEHLQAMSLELSPLAVKASPRHSVEQQKALVAAMRSTSQPGTPTMPPVNYDPFKQLELEPGIPKFTGLPEFDETQIPELAPLSVEMEAQLKAEEPVMTVKPIERDYNSDSDVYAECLSLNSVKMSAEQSELEAYSSALNEVLEHQLSNVTATTLDNTLSEPDTAAQSHNDSCEPMDVDEICETMEILKDVLAPEDHQMLQQQFLAVAMQEEHEQEIKKKDKELPQQQKVKVELLEQHINKEQQEQDKEPQQTLEQLMVKEQQVKRENDEEQVQLQQQLDTEQQQPVEQQLKNEKQEHNENATQLEHILHRSQEQLESVQQPAEIPVSQAEISDSYLQPSIPKFEATSPPIPTHRKKTVEEMQELLILQQFEQQEVKQQEKQHEVEQTVKQEEQHEVEQPVKQEEQRNNDFELKPLQLNMIDSSMEGNSAPTSPVFPIKSSPEIATHFPRSPRAHVEQLEMPYLEKAIIEPSADHKVNLSGVIAKSPLPLQVTVTQPSPEKPPEEQQLNATIPMGNSSPLNGTFDSAHVEIMDTARPSSRSTFGVPLGEAQILGRRTFSLNGTSEQVEQPLDEQPLNATISINGGSPQNDGYAMPLNAVQDNQRRTFNMSSELQREEPGTGKQQQMRRTFCMEQTPSPAMEATEENIVSADFEPMDVDVSLRAEASVLSTPLSPPIPTHQPKVNTESQSSPPIPTHQSREQQRETHSPPIPTHQQRLSPPLPAQLKRPSIHGDMSTSASALPQSSSLNTPVMLEEQTLSAKEQLSASDEKDDVFVEHFGAMSPISDDVFKAPQHSSSSFSKLAKGKSVEPSNVAPNVDANNKQEQFYDAEFHDGASNNNIILNSSDFDYLYTKGSNNEPIDRSSLLLRFDPLLGTPVPVNQSQQQQQQQELTLLNILSINNNNNQTRALSPTLEEHETSGSNQSFVLEPSAKPAGEGAGIQRDPQYKPPVDRTKKHAKMSVDVIDNDCNKTFDNSNLNSEDKTHKYNNMDELEKKIKNEVTRSEDIEKKLKEAEQREEALVKRITEKDKINTKLNGVIEAYEKAIAELIHDKEQLVQNHERQMQEVQADRDSNYHHLTSLETTFSDLHVKYEKSKEMTSHLKQDEENLLEEKKKLLEKLRQQEQRYEQMKSHAMQQMEIANKKLATMTKEHTDEVKKLKALLKKEEVSRISTAEQLQQKSRENADLLKICEELIYDKGQDF is encoded by the exons ATGGATTTTCTATCAAATCTCATAAAAAGACCCAACAGCATTGCGATGTCTGTCCCAGAGGAGAGCAGTTCATCGATTGAACCCAGCACGGAGACAAGCTCGCCACAAATCAGCCTAATCATGGACCGTTGCTCGATCGATACGGAACTGGAGAATCTGTTTGAGTCGGCAGCCAAGGATTTGAATTGCTTGGAGGAACAACACAATCACTTGATCGATATCGATACCGTCGAAAAGGAGGAGGTGAAACCTACCCTCGCTACACCCACAAAACCTTCCCCTAAGGAGACCATACAACAGCTGCTCAGTGAGATTAATGTCAATTTGGATAGAGTTACCGCCCATGAAATGGAACATTTGCAGGCAATGAGCCTAGAG CTCAGTCCATTGGCGGTGAAGGCAAGTCCGAGGCACAGCGTGGAGCAACAGAAGGCGCTGGTCGCGGCAATGCGTTCCACATCGCAGCCGGGCACACCCACAATGCCCCCTGTTAACTATGATCCCTTCAAGCAACTGGAATTGGAGCCGGGAATTCCCAAGTTTACGGGTCTGCCCGAATTTGATGAGACACAAATTCCAGAACTCGCGCCACTTAGCGTTGAAATGGAAG CTCAATTGAAAGCGGAAGAGCCTGTGATGACAGTAAAGCCCATTGAACGCGATTACAACTCCGATTCGGATGTCTATGCCGAATGCCTTTCCCTGAACAGTGTCAAGATGTCCGCGGAGCAGTCCGAGCTCGAGGCATACTCGAGTGCATTGAATGAGGTTCTGGAACATCAATTGTCCAATGTGACGGCCACAACGCTGGACAATACATTAAGTGAGCCGGATACGGCGGCTCAAAGTCACAACGATAGCTGTGAGCCTATGGATGTGGATGAAATATGCGAGACAATGGAAATACTAAAGGACGTGCTTGCTCCGGAAGATCATCAAATGCTACAGCAACAGTTCCTGGCCGTAGCAATGCAGGAGGAGCACGAGcaggaaattaaaaagaagGATAAGGAGCTGCCGCAGCAACAGAAAGTGAAGGTTGAACTACTGGAGCAACATATTAATAAAGAGCAGCAAGAGCAGGACAAGGAACCTCAACAAACCTTAGAGCAACTTATGGTTAAAGAGCAACAGGTGAAGAGAGAGAACGATGAGGAGCAGgtacaactgcagcaacaattggatacagaacagcagcagcctgtggaacaacaattgaaaaatgagAAACAAGAACATAATGAAAATGCGACACAACTTGAGCATATATTGCATAGATCACAGGAGCAGCTGGAATCAGTGCAGCAACCAGCTGAAATTCCAGTATCTCAAGCTGAAATCTCAGACTCGTACCTTCAGCCTTCGATACCCAAATTTGAGGCGACCTCACCGCCTATACCCACACATAGAAAGAAAACAGTCGAGGAGATGCAGGAGCTTCTGATCTTGCAGCAGTTTGAACAGCAGGAAGTGAAACAGCAGGAGAAACAGCATGAAGTGGAACAGACTGTGAAGCAGGAGGAACAGCATGAAGTGGAACAGCCTGTGAAGCAGGAGGAACAGC GGAACAACGATTTTGAGTTGAAACCGCTTCAGCTTAATATGATTGATTCATCAATGGAAGGCAATTCAGCTCCCACATCACCAGTGTTTCCAATTAAATCGTCTCCAGAGATTGCGACCCACTTTCCACGCTCTCCGCGTGCGCATGTCGAGCAGTTGGAGATGCCCTATCTGGAAAAGGCGATCATTGAGCCATCGGCAGATCACAAGGTGAACTTGAGCGGAGTTATAGCAAAGTCTCCGCTGCCCTTACAGGTTACCGTGACGCAGCCGTCTCCAGAGAAGCCACCAGAGGAACAGCAGCTTAATGCAACAATTCCCATGGGCAATAGCTCACCACTTAATGGCACCTTCGACAGTGCGCATGTTGAGATCATGGATACGGCACGACCGTCATCGCGTAGCACCTTTGGGGTTCCGTTAGGCGAGGCTCAGATTTTGGGTCGTCGCACGTTTTCCTTAAACGGCACCTCAGAGCAAGTGGAGCAACCGCTGGATGAGCAACCACTTAACGCAACTATATCCATCAACGGAGGATCGCCACAAAATGACGGCTATGCTATGCCATTGAATGCTGTGCAGGATAATCAGCGTCGCACCTTTAACATGTCATCAGAGCTACAGAGAGAGGAACCGGGAACGGggaagcaacagcaaatgcgACGCACCTTCTGCATGGAGCAAACACCATCGCCGGCTATGGAAGCCACCGAGGAGAATATCGTCAGTGCGGACTTTGAGCCGATGGATGTCGATGTATCGTTGCGCGCTGAGGCATCTGTGCTGTCCACACCACTGTCTCCGCCCATACCCACTCATCAGCCGAAAGTAAATACTGAATCTCAATCATCCCCACCTATACCAACACATCAGAGTCGGGAGCAACAGCGGGAGACACACTCTCCGCCCATACCAACACATCAGCAGCGTCTATCTCCACCGCTGCCCGCACAGCTTAAGCGTCCATCTATACATGGAGACATGTCCACCTCCGCTTCCGCCCTCCCGCAGTCGTCCAGCCTCAATACCCCCGTTATGCTCGAGGAGCAGACACTCTCAGCAAAGGAGCAACTAAGCGCCAGCGATGAGAAGGACGATGTGTTCGTTGAACACTTTGGTGCCATGTCACCCATCTCTGATGACGTCTTCAAGGCACCgcagcacagcagcagcagcttcagcAAGCTGGCAAAGGGTAAAAGTGTTGAACCATCGAACGTTGCACCCAACGTTGatgccaacaacaagcaaGAGCAATTCTATGATGCAGAGTTTCATGATggcgccagcaacaacaaca taatACTCAATTCATCAGATTTCGATTATTTATACACAAAAGGCAGCAACAATGAGCCTATCGATCGAAGTTCGTTGCTATTAAGATTCGATCCACTCCTGGGTACTCCGGTGCCTGTGAATcaatcgcagcagcagcaacaacagcaggagcTAACGCTGCTAAATATATTGagcattaacaacaacaacaatcaaacaCGTGCATTGAGTCCCACATTGGAGGAGCACGAGACAAGCGGCAGTAATCAGTCGTTTGTCCTTGAACCGAGTGCCAAACCAGCAGGAGAAGGAGCAGGAATTCAAAGAGATCCACAATATAAACCGCCAGTGGATAGAACAAAA AAGCATGCTAAAATGAGTGTGGACGTCATTGATAACGATTGCAATAAAACCTTCGATAATTCCAA TCTGAACTCGGAGGACAagacacacaaatacaacaatatgGATGAACTggagaagaaaataaagaatgaAGT AACCCGATCTGAAGACATTGAAAAGAAACTCAAAGAGGCCGAACAACGTGAAGAGGCGCTCGTCAAACGGATTACAGAAAAAGACAAGATTAACACAAAGCTCAA CGGCGTCATCGAGGCCTACGAGAAAGCCATTGCAGAGCTAATCCACGACAAGGAGCAACTGGTACAAAACCATGAGAGGCAGATGCAGGAGGTGCAAGCTGATCGGGATTCCAATTATCATCACTTAACGTCGCTGGAAACGACATTCTCCGATCTGCATGT TAAATATGAAAAGAGCAAAGAGATGACGTCACATCTGAAGCAGGATGAGGAAAATCTGCtggaagaaaagaaaaagctaTTGGAGAAATTGCGACAGCAGGAACAGCGATATGAGCAAATGAAAAGCCATGCCATGCAACAAATGGAAAT TGCTAACAAAAAGCTGGCGACCATGACAAAAGAGCATACGGATGAGGTGAAAAAACTGAAAGCTTTACTCAAAAAGGAGGAAGTGTCGCGCATTTCAACAGccgagcagctgcagcagaaATCGCGAGAGAATGCCGACCTTCTCAAGATTTGCGAGGAGCTAATCTACGACAAGGGACAAG atttttag
- the LOC117790135 gene encoding putative mediator of RNA polymerase II transcription subunit 26 isoform X6: MEFNVSDIQSAAHNLSGAAPEAGQLNVSLGNRSVLKELNTNDAGSKLSPLAVKASPRHSVEQQKALVAAMRSTSQPGTPTMPPVNYDPFKQLELEPGIPKFTGLPEFDETQIPELAPLSVEMEAQLKAEEPVMTVKPIERDYNSDSDVYAECLSLNSVKMSAEQSELEAYSSALNEVLEHQLSNVTATTLDNTLSEPDTAAQSHNDSCEPMDVDEICETMEILKDVLAPEDHQMLQQQFLAVAMQEEHEQEIKKKDKELPQQQKVKVELLEQHINKEQQEQDKEPQQTLEQLMVKEQQVKRENDEEQVQLQQQLDTEQQQPVEQQLKNEKQEHNENATQLEHILHRSQEQLESVQQPAEIPVSQAEISDSYLQPSIPKFEATSPPIPTHRKKTVEEMQELLILQQFEQQEVKQQEKQHEVEQTVKQEEQHEVEQPVKQEEQRNNDFELKPLQLNMIDSSMEGNSAPTSPVFPIKSSPEIATHFPRSPRAHVEQLEMPYLEKAIIEPSADHKVNLSGVIAKSPLPLQVTVTQPSPEKPPEEQQLNATIPMGNSSPLNGTFDSAHVEIMDTARPSSRSTFGVPLGEAQILGRRTFSLNGTSEQVEQPLDEQPLNATISINGGSPQNDGYAMPLNAVQDNQRRTFNMSSELQREEPGTGKQQQMRRTFCMEQTPSPAMEATEENIVSADFEPMDVDVSLRAEASVLSTPLSPPIPTHQPKVNTESQSSPPIPTHQSREQQRETHSPPIPTHQQRLSPPLPAQLKRPSIHGDMSTSASALPQSSSLNTPVMLEEQTLSAKEQLSASDEKDDVFVEHFGAMSPISDDVFKAPQHSSSSFSKLAKGKSVEPSNVAPNVDANNKQEQFYDAEFHDGASNNNSSNNEPIDRSSLLLRFDPLLGTPVPVNQSQQQQQQQELTLLNILSINNNNNQTRALSPTLEEHETSGSNQSFVLEPSAKPAGEGAGIQRDPQYKPPVDRTKKHAKMSVDVIDNDCNKTFDNSNLNSEDKTHKYNNMDELEKKIKNEVTRSEDIEKKLKEAEQREEALVKRITEKDKINTKLNGVIEAYEKAIAELIHDKEQLVQNHERQMQEVQADRDSNYHHLTSLETTFSDLHVKYEKSKEMTSHLKQDEENLLEEKKKLLEKLRQQEQRYEQMKSHAMQQMEIANKKLATMTKEHTDEVKKLKALLKKEEVSRISTAEQLQQKSRENADLLKICEELIYDKGQGGSS, translated from the exons ATGGAATTCAATGTGTCGGATATTCAGTCGGCGGCACACAATTTATCAGGCGCTGCACCAGAGGCTGGCCAGCTAAATGTAAGCCTTGGCAATCGCAGCGTGCTTAAGGAATTAAACACAAATGATGCCGGCTCAAAG CTCAGTCCATTGGCGGTGAAGGCAAGTCCGAGGCACAGCGTGGAGCAACAGAAGGCGCTGGTCGCGGCAATGCGTTCCACATCGCAGCCGGGCACACCCACAATGCCCCCTGTTAACTATGATCCCTTCAAGCAACTGGAATTGGAGCCGGGAATTCCCAAGTTTACGGGTCTGCCCGAATTTGATGAGACACAAATTCCAGAACTCGCGCCACTTAGCGTTGAAATGGAAG CTCAATTGAAAGCGGAAGAGCCTGTGATGACAGTAAAGCCCATTGAACGCGATTACAACTCCGATTCGGATGTCTATGCCGAATGCCTTTCCCTGAACAGTGTCAAGATGTCCGCGGAGCAGTCCGAGCTCGAGGCATACTCGAGTGCATTGAATGAGGTTCTGGAACATCAATTGTCCAATGTGACGGCCACAACGCTGGACAATACATTAAGTGAGCCGGATACGGCGGCTCAAAGTCACAACGATAGCTGTGAGCCTATGGATGTGGATGAAATATGCGAGACAATGGAAATACTAAAGGACGTGCTTGCTCCGGAAGATCATCAAATGCTACAGCAACAGTTCCTGGCCGTAGCAATGCAGGAGGAGCACGAGcaggaaattaaaaagaagGATAAGGAGCTGCCGCAGCAACAGAAAGTGAAGGTTGAACTACTGGAGCAACATATTAATAAAGAGCAGCAAGAGCAGGACAAGGAACCTCAACAAACCTTAGAGCAACTTATGGTTAAAGAGCAACAGGTGAAGAGAGAGAACGATGAGGAGCAGgtacaactgcagcaacaattggatacagaacagcagcagcctgtggaacaacaattgaaaaatgagAAACAAGAACATAATGAAAATGCGACACAACTTGAGCATATATTGCATAGATCACAGGAGCAGCTGGAATCAGTGCAGCAACCAGCTGAAATTCCAGTATCTCAAGCTGAAATCTCAGACTCGTACCTTCAGCCTTCGATACCCAAATTTGAGGCGACCTCACCGCCTATACCCACACATAGAAAGAAAACAGTCGAGGAGATGCAGGAGCTTCTGATCTTGCAGCAGTTTGAACAGCAGGAAGTGAAACAGCAGGAGAAACAGCATGAAGTGGAACAGACTGTGAAGCAGGAGGAACAGCATGAAGTGGAACAGCCTGTGAAGCAGGAGGAACAGC GGAACAACGATTTTGAGTTGAAACCGCTTCAGCTTAATATGATTGATTCATCAATGGAAGGCAATTCAGCTCCCACATCACCAGTGTTTCCAATTAAATCGTCTCCAGAGATTGCGACCCACTTTCCACGCTCTCCGCGTGCGCATGTCGAGCAGTTGGAGATGCCCTATCTGGAAAAGGCGATCATTGAGCCATCGGCAGATCACAAGGTGAACTTGAGCGGAGTTATAGCAAAGTCTCCGCTGCCCTTACAGGTTACCGTGACGCAGCCGTCTCCAGAGAAGCCACCAGAGGAACAGCAGCTTAATGCAACAATTCCCATGGGCAATAGCTCACCACTTAATGGCACCTTCGACAGTGCGCATGTTGAGATCATGGATACGGCACGACCGTCATCGCGTAGCACCTTTGGGGTTCCGTTAGGCGAGGCTCAGATTTTGGGTCGTCGCACGTTTTCCTTAAACGGCACCTCAGAGCAAGTGGAGCAACCGCTGGATGAGCAACCACTTAACGCAACTATATCCATCAACGGAGGATCGCCACAAAATGACGGCTATGCTATGCCATTGAATGCTGTGCAGGATAATCAGCGTCGCACCTTTAACATGTCATCAGAGCTACAGAGAGAGGAACCGGGAACGGggaagcaacagcaaatgcgACGCACCTTCTGCATGGAGCAAACACCATCGCCGGCTATGGAAGCCACCGAGGAGAATATCGTCAGTGCGGACTTTGAGCCGATGGATGTCGATGTATCGTTGCGCGCTGAGGCATCTGTGCTGTCCACACCACTGTCTCCGCCCATACCCACTCATCAGCCGAAAGTAAATACTGAATCTCAATCATCCCCACCTATACCAACACATCAGAGTCGGGAGCAACAGCGGGAGACACACTCTCCGCCCATACCAACACATCAGCAGCGTCTATCTCCACCGCTGCCCGCACAGCTTAAGCGTCCATCTATACATGGAGACATGTCCACCTCCGCTTCCGCCCTCCCGCAGTCGTCCAGCCTCAATACCCCCGTTATGCTCGAGGAGCAGACACTCTCAGCAAAGGAGCAACTAAGCGCCAGCGATGAGAAGGACGATGTGTTCGTTGAACACTTTGGTGCCATGTCACCCATCTCTGATGACGTCTTCAAGGCACCgcagcacagcagcagcagcttcagcAAGCTGGCAAAGGGTAAAAGTGTTGAACCATCGAACGTTGCACCCAACGTTGatgccaacaacaagcaaGAGCAATTCTATGATGCAGAGTTTCATGATggcgccagcaacaacaaca GCAGCAACAATGAGCCTATCGATCGAAGTTCGTTGCTATTAAGATTCGATCCACTCCTGGGTACTCCGGTGCCTGTGAATcaatcgcagcagcagcaacaacagcaggagcTAACGCTGCTAAATATATTGagcattaacaacaacaacaatcaaacaCGTGCATTGAGTCCCACATTGGAGGAGCACGAGACAAGCGGCAGTAATCAGTCGTTTGTCCTTGAACCGAGTGCCAAACCAGCAGGAGAAGGAGCAGGAATTCAAAGAGATCCACAATATAAACCGCCAGTGGATAGAACAAAA AAGCATGCTAAAATGAGTGTGGACGTCATTGATAACGATTGCAATAAAACCTTCGATAATTCCAA TCTGAACTCGGAGGACAagacacacaaatacaacaatatgGATGAACTggagaagaaaataaagaatgaAGT AACCCGATCTGAAGACATTGAAAAGAAACTCAAAGAGGCCGAACAACGTGAAGAGGCGCTCGTCAAACGGATTACAGAAAAAGACAAGATTAACACAAAGCTCAA CGGCGTCATCGAGGCCTACGAGAAAGCCATTGCAGAGCTAATCCACGACAAGGAGCAACTGGTACAAAACCATGAGAGGCAGATGCAGGAGGTGCAAGCTGATCGGGATTCCAATTATCATCACTTAACGTCGCTGGAAACGACATTCTCCGATCTGCATGT TAAATATGAAAAGAGCAAAGAGATGACGTCACATCTGAAGCAGGATGAGGAAAATCTGCtggaagaaaagaaaaagctaTTGGAGAAATTGCGACAGCAGGAACAGCGATATGAGCAAATGAAAAGCCATGCCATGCAACAAATGGAAAT TGCTAACAAAAAGCTGGCGACCATGACAAAAGAGCATACGGATGAGGTGAAAAAACTGAAAGCTTTACTCAAAAAGGAGGAAGTGTCGCGCATTTCAACAGccgagcagctgcagcagaaATCGCGAGAGAATGCCGACCTTCTCAAGATTTGCGAGGAGCTAATCTACGACAAGGGACAAGGTGGTAGTAGTTAA